In a single window of the Micromonospora sp. WMMD1155 genome:
- the rfbB gene encoding dTDP-glucose 4,6-dehydratase: MRILVTGGAGFIGSEYVRLLLGKPLGSAEGVPPLDPAVVTVLDKLTYSGNLANLDPVRDDPRLQFVQGDICDPVVVDEVVAGHDVIVHFAAESHVDRSIAGAAPFVTTNVLGTQTLLDAALRHGTGRFVHVSTDEVYGSIDEGSWTETWPLAPNSPYSASKAGSDLLALAYHRTHGMDVVVTRCSNNYGPYQFPEKVIPLFVSNLLDGGTVPLYGDGGNIRDWLHVHDHCRGIALVQQKGRAGEVYNIGGGTELTNKELTGLLLDACGAGWDRVVPVTDRKGHDRRYSLDITKINQELGYAPSVTLDQGLADTVAWYRDNRAWWEPLKATPTA; encoded by the coding sequence AGCCCCTCGGCAGCGCCGAAGGCGTTCCGCCACTCGACCCGGCGGTCGTGACCGTGCTCGACAAGTTGACCTACTCGGGCAACCTGGCCAACCTCGACCCGGTACGAGACGACCCGCGGTTGCAGTTCGTGCAGGGCGACATCTGCGACCCCGTCGTGGTCGACGAGGTCGTCGCGGGCCACGACGTGATCGTGCACTTCGCGGCCGAATCGCACGTCGACCGGTCCATCGCCGGCGCCGCGCCGTTCGTCACCACCAACGTGCTGGGCACCCAGACCCTGCTCGACGCCGCGCTGCGCCACGGCACCGGCCGTTTCGTGCACGTGTCCACCGACGAGGTCTACGGCTCCATCGACGAGGGCTCCTGGACCGAGACCTGGCCGCTGGCGCCGAACTCCCCCTACTCGGCGTCCAAGGCCGGCTCGGACCTGCTCGCCCTGGCCTACCACCGCACCCACGGCATGGACGTCGTCGTCACCCGCTGCTCCAACAACTACGGCCCGTACCAGTTCCCCGAGAAGGTCATCCCGCTGTTCGTCAGCAACCTGCTCGACGGCGGCACCGTCCCCCTCTACGGCGACGGCGGCAACATCCGGGACTGGCTGCACGTGCACGACCACTGCCGCGGCATCGCCCTGGTTCAGCAGAAGGGTCGCGCCGGCGAGGTCTACAACATCGGCGGCGGCACCGAGTTGACCAACAAGGAGCTCACCGGCCTGCTCCTGGACGCCTGCGGTGCCGGTTGGGACCGTGTCGTCCCGGTCACCGACCGCAAGGGCCACGACCGCCGCTACTCCCTCGACATCACCAAGATCAACCAGGAGCTCGGCTACGCCCCCAGCGTCACCCTCGACCAGGGGCTCGCCGACACCGTCGCGTGGTACCGCGACAACCGCGCCTGGTGGGAGCCGTTGAAGGCCACGCCCACCGCATGA
- the rfbD gene encoding dTDP-4-dehydrorhamnose reductase → MTRLVVTGLLVTGAGGMLGRDLVTVLRTRSDLKVTAATRADLDITDPAAVHAAVRDHDVVINTAAWTNVGGAEDGEAAATAVNGDGVVNLASACAASGARLVQVSTDYVLAGDARTPYAEEAPTAPVNAYGRSKLVGEQAVARLLPDTGYVVRTAWLYGAHGPNFVTTLLRLAEQREHIDVVDDQHGQPTWSYRLAEQLVALVDAALGGRVAPGVYHGTCTGQTTWYGLARAVFALTGLDPERIRRTTGDRYPRPAPRPAYSVLAHSRWAAAGLPSLPDWHATLVEAFDSPAPPVPWKVA, encoded by the coding sequence ATGACCCGACTGGTCGTCACCGGCCTGCTCGTCACCGGCGCCGGCGGAATGCTCGGCCGGGACCTGGTCACCGTGCTGCGCACCCGCTCCGACCTCAAGGTGACCGCAGCCACCCGCGCCGACCTGGACATCACCGATCCCGCCGCCGTCCACGCCGCCGTCCGGGACCACGACGTCGTGATCAACACGGCGGCCTGGACCAACGTCGGCGGCGCCGAGGACGGCGAGGCGGCGGCCACCGCCGTCAACGGCGACGGGGTGGTGAACCTCGCGTCGGCGTGCGCGGCCAGCGGCGCCCGGCTGGTCCAGGTCTCCACCGACTACGTCCTCGCCGGCGACGCGCGCACCCCGTACGCCGAGGAGGCGCCCACCGCGCCGGTCAACGCCTACGGCCGGAGCAAACTGGTCGGCGAGCAGGCCGTCGCGCGACTGCTGCCCGACACCGGGTACGTGGTCCGCACCGCCTGGCTGTACGGCGCGCACGGGCCGAACTTCGTGACCACCCTGCTCCGACTCGCCGAGCAGCGGGAGCACATCGACGTGGTGGACGACCAGCACGGCCAGCCCACCTGGTCCTACCGGCTCGCCGAACAGCTCGTCGCCCTGGTCGACGCGGCCCTGGGCGGTCGGGTCGCCCCCGGCGTCTACCACGGCACCTGCACCGGCCAGACCACCTGGTACGGGCTGGCCCGTGCCGTGTTCGCACTGACCGGTCTCGACCCGGAGCGGATTCGACGCACCACGGGCGACCGGTATCCTCGTCCTGCTCCCCGACCGGCGTACAGTGTGCTCGCGCACAGCCGCTGGGCGGCCGCGGGCCTGCCGTCGCTCCCGGACTGGCATGCCACCCTCGTCGAGGCGTTCGACTCCCCCGCTCCGCCCGTTCCGTGGAAGGTCGCATGA
- a CDS encoding DUF2304 domain-containing protein, with the protein MKLTLVTGLTGLILLATIVELLRRRQLREKYGMLWLGVLVIVIPLSLFPRLLDNVAELLGVASGVSLVLFLGIVFLLLVCVHLSWEVSHLEEETRTLAEDFALLRAEIDADRAARDELVSHDG; encoded by the coding sequence ATGAAACTCACCCTCGTCACCGGCCTGACCGGCCTGATACTGCTGGCCACGATCGTCGAGCTGCTGCGCCGCCGACAGCTCCGCGAGAAGTACGGCATGCTCTGGCTCGGCGTCCTCGTGATCGTCATTCCGCTGTCGCTCTTCCCCCGCCTGTTGGACAACGTCGCCGAACTGCTCGGCGTCGCCTCCGGTGTGAGCCTCGTGCTCTTCCTCGGCATCGTCTTCCTGCTGCTGGTCTGCGTGCACCTCAGCTGGGAGGTCAGCCACCTGGAGGAGGAGACCCGCACCCTGGCAGAAGACTTCGCCCTGCTCCGCGCGGAGATCGACGCGGACCGGGCGGCCCGAGACGAACTGGTGTCGCACGATGGTTAA
- a CDS encoding glycosyltransferase family 2 protein, producing the protein MVNGKRVLIIIPALNESGSIADVVQEVRGELPGVDVLVVDDGSTDRTAAVAAAAGARVAKLPYNLGVGGAMRCGYRYARDHDYDVAIQVDADGQHDPRYVPKLVDLLDETDLVIGARFAGEGDYTVRGPRRWAMIMLSGVLSRVARTKLTDTTSGFRAANRRVIDMFATWYPVEYLGDTVETLVHTARRGYKIRQVPVAMRKRMAGTPSQSPAKAMIYLGRAFAVLTLALIRR; encoded by the coding sequence ATGGTTAACGGCAAGCGGGTCCTCATCATCATCCCGGCGCTCAACGAGTCCGGTTCGATCGCCGACGTGGTCCAGGAAGTCCGCGGCGAGCTGCCGGGCGTCGACGTGCTCGTCGTCGACGACGGCTCCACCGACCGCACCGCCGCGGTCGCCGCCGCCGCCGGCGCCCGGGTCGCGAAACTGCCCTACAACCTCGGCGTCGGCGGGGCCATGCGGTGCGGCTACCGCTACGCCCGCGACCACGACTATGACGTCGCGATCCAGGTCGACGCGGACGGCCAGCACGATCCCCGGTACGTGCCGAAGCTCGTCGACCTGCTCGACGAGACGGACCTGGTGATCGGCGCCCGGTTCGCCGGTGAGGGTGACTACACCGTCCGCGGCCCCCGCCGCTGGGCGATGATCATGCTCTCCGGCGTGCTGTCCCGCGTCGCGCGCACCAAGCTCACCGACACGACCTCCGGGTTCCGGGCCGCCAACCGCCGGGTGATCGACATGTTCGCCACCTGGTACCCGGTGGAGTACCTGGGCGACACCGTGGAGACGCTGGTGCACACCGCCCGACGCGGTTACAAGATCCGCCAGGTGCCGGTGGCCATGCGCAAGCGCATGGCGGGCACCCCCAGCCAGTCGCCCGCCAAGGCCATGATCTACCTCGGCCGGGCCTTCGCCGTCCTCACGTTGGCGCTCATCCGCCGGTGA
- a CDS encoding polysaccharide biosynthesis protein — MIRRLLSLVPPGTVAVGAGLALLGLASYVHLAVAGHSLTEADYSSLSVLWSIVFTLGIGLFMPVEQEVARLVAARHSQGLPPGPVLARGAVLAAGLLAAMVALIIAVRAPLADRLFDGDGTMVTVLIGSLAGLAIAHTTRGVLSGLQLFPWYGTQLGIDGGLRIVLVAVLGLTGVTNPVWFGAVLVVAPIAGVILTAPPVLRAIGGGTPLAWAPILRGLGLLIVSSLLAQVVVNIGVINVKVLDPSDVATAGALLSALVLVRIPLFVFASLQASLLPGLATTATTGDLAGFHSLLRRALGIVTALGLSGAAGAVLLGPWLVQTLFDAPDVLGHGDFAWLAVATLAYLWAMVLGQALLALDRHRAQALAWAVGVAALVVATLAPVATALRVELGYAIGSVVVAATMAVLLRNHTPRSTSTHTPALEAVTPGVTGGP; from the coding sequence GTGATCCGCAGGCTGCTGAGTCTGGTCCCACCGGGCACCGTCGCCGTCGGCGCCGGTCTGGCCCTGTTGGGGTTGGCCTCCTACGTCCACCTGGCCGTCGCCGGGCACAGCCTCACCGAGGCGGACTACTCGTCCCTCTCGGTGCTCTGGTCGATCGTCTTCACCCTGGGCATCGGCCTGTTCATGCCGGTGGAACAGGAAGTCGCCCGACTCGTCGCCGCCCGGCACAGCCAGGGCCTTCCCCCCGGGCCGGTACTGGCCCGGGGGGCGGTCCTGGCCGCCGGGCTGCTCGCCGCCATGGTCGCGCTGATCATCGCCGTCCGGGCGCCGCTCGCCGACCGGCTCTTCGACGGCGACGGCACCATGGTGACCGTCCTGATCGGGTCACTCGCCGGGCTCGCCATCGCGCACACCACCCGCGGCGTCCTGTCCGGCCTGCAACTCTTCCCCTGGTACGGCACCCAACTCGGCATCGACGGCGGCCTGCGGATCGTGCTCGTCGCCGTGCTCGGCCTGACCGGCGTCACCAACCCGGTCTGGTTCGGCGCGGTGCTGGTCGTCGCACCGATCGCCGGTGTCATCCTCACCGCGCCGCCGGTGCTGCGCGCCATCGGCGGCGGCACGCCCCTGGCCTGGGCGCCGATACTGCGTGGCCTCGGACTGCTCATCGTCTCCAGCCTGCTCGCCCAGGTCGTGGTCAACATCGGCGTGATCAACGTCAAGGTGCTGGACCCGTCCGACGTGGCGACCGCGGGCGCGCTGCTCAGCGCCCTGGTGCTGGTGCGGATCCCGCTGTTCGTCTTCGCGTCGCTGCAGGCGTCACTGCTCCCCGGCCTCGCCACCACCGCCACCACCGGTGACCTGGCCGGGTTCCACAGCCTGCTGCGCCGGGCCCTGGGCATCGTCACCGCGCTCGGCCTCAGCGGCGCCGCGGGTGCGGTGCTGCTCGGCCCGTGGCTGGTGCAGACCCTCTTCGACGCTCCCGACGTCCTCGGCCACGGCGACTTCGCCTGGCTCGCCGTCGCCACCCTCGCCTACCTGTGGGCCATGGTCCTCGGGCAGGCGCTGCTCGCCCTCGACCGGCACCGGGCCCAGGCCCTCGCCTGGGCCGTCGGCGTGGCCGCCCTCGTCGTCGCCACGCTCGCCCCGGTCGCCACCGCGCTGCGGGTGGAACTCGGCTACGCCATCGGATCCGTCGTCGTCGCCGCCACCATGGCCGTCCTGCTGCGCAACCACACCCCCCGCTCGACGTCCACCCACACCCCTGCCCTCGAGGCCGTCACGCCGGGAGTGACCGGAGGACCCTGA
- a CDS encoding glycosyltransferase family 2 protein — protein MAPPRITVVMLAYGPEPYLVEAARAALASTGVTVDLVVVDNGCTGGGIDAVQNLPGVRVLTPARNTGYAGGCDVGAAEATGDWLAFVNSDAIVAPDALAKVTTVAAEEDVGAAMASIRLADRPELINTAGNPLHFAGLSWAGGNGEPATAHAHRRSVPSLSGCCFVIDRRLWRELDGFAPEYFAYHEDTELSVRLRQRGLRLEYVPDAVVRHHYEFSRNALKLYLVERNRLVTLLTTYQARTLALLAPALLLTEAAMLTNALTAGWARHKIRGWRWLWQHRSWVRSRRRRLQAERRVPDGVIAELMTGRLPPTDITTPGLGVFNLLAGAYWTLAKPLLKRH, from the coding sequence ATGGCTCCGCCCCGGATAACCGTGGTGATGCTGGCGTACGGCCCCGAGCCGTACCTGGTCGAAGCCGCCCGCGCCGCCCTCGCCAGCACCGGCGTGACCGTCGACCTGGTCGTCGTCGACAACGGATGCACCGGCGGCGGCATCGACGCCGTGCAGAACCTCCCCGGGGTACGCGTGTTGACCCCCGCCCGCAACACCGGCTACGCCGGTGGCTGCGACGTCGGTGCCGCCGAGGCGACCGGCGACTGGCTCGCCTTCGTCAACTCCGACGCGATCGTGGCACCCGACGCCCTCGCCAAGGTCACCACGGTCGCCGCCGAGGAGGACGTGGGTGCCGCGATGGCATCCATCCGCCTCGCCGACCGACCCGAACTGATCAACACCGCCGGCAACCCCCTGCACTTCGCCGGCCTCTCCTGGGCCGGTGGCAACGGCGAACCCGCCACCGCCCACGCCCACCGCCGTTCCGTGCCGTCACTGAGCGGCTGCTGCTTCGTCATCGACAGGCGCCTCTGGCGGGAACTCGACGGCTTCGCCCCCGAGTACTTCGCCTACCACGAGGACACCGAACTCAGCGTGCGGTTGCGGCAACGCGGCCTGCGCCTGGAGTACGTGCCGGACGCCGTGGTACGCCACCACTACGAGTTCTCCCGCAACGCCCTCAAGCTCTACCTGGTCGAACGCAACCGGCTGGTCACCCTGCTCACCACCTACCAGGCCCGTACCCTCGCGCTGCTCGCCCCCGCACTGCTGCTCACCGAAGCCGCGATGCTCACGAACGCGCTGACCGCCGGCTGGGCCCGACACAAGATCCGCGGCTGGCGCTGGCTGTGGCAACACCGAAGCTGGGTGCGCAGCCGCCGCCGACGACTCCAGGCCGAACGCCGAGTGCCCGACGGCGTCATCGCCGAGCTGATGACCGGTCGGCTCCCGCCCACCGACATCACCACCCCCGGGCTGGGCGTCTTCAACCTCCTGGCCGGGGCCTACTGGACCCTCGCCAAACCGCTGCTCAAGCGCCACTGA
- the prcA gene encoding proteasome subunit alpha, which yields MAMQFYASPEQIMRDRSELARKGIARGRSAVVLSYSGGVLFVAENLSSALHKVSEIYDRIGFAAVGRYNEFENLRRAGVRMADLNGLSYDRRDVTGRALANAFAQTLGAIFTEQSKPFEVEICVAEVGATADADELYRLTYDGSVNDEPGRMAMGGQAEAITAVLKSQHRADMSLAEAARVAVQALSTAGGEGGAARTIAANQLEVAVLDRQRVGRTFRRITGAALTALLDGDVAAAEQPGEAGGPDTPAQPTTEAHKPTTSAGSADLEDKPADGT from the coding sequence GTGGCCATGCAGTTCTACGCCTCGCCCGAACAGATCATGCGCGATCGCTCCGAGCTGGCCCGCAAGGGCATCGCTCGGGGTCGTAGCGCGGTGGTCCTCAGTTACTCCGGTGGGGTGCTCTTCGTCGCGGAGAACCTCTCCAGTGCCCTGCACAAGGTCAGCGAGATCTACGACCGGATCGGCTTCGCCGCGGTCGGCCGCTACAACGAGTTCGAGAATCTGCGTCGGGCCGGTGTGCGGATGGCCGACCTGAACGGGCTCAGCTACGACCGGCGTGACGTGACCGGTCGGGCCCTGGCCAACGCGTTCGCGCAGACGCTCGGCGCGATCTTCACCGAGCAGTCGAAGCCGTTCGAGGTGGAGATCTGCGTGGCGGAGGTCGGGGCCACCGCGGACGCCGACGAGCTGTACCGGTTGACGTACGACGGCTCGGTCAACGACGAGCCGGGCCGGATGGCGATGGGTGGTCAGGCCGAGGCGATCACCGCGGTGTTGAAGTCGCAGCACCGGGCGGACATGTCCCTCGCGGAGGCGGCCCGGGTGGCGGTGCAGGCGTTGAGCACGGCCGGCGGTGAGGGCGGGGCGGCCCGGACGATCGCCGCCAACCAGCTGGAGGTTGCGGTGTTGGACCGCCAGCGGGTCGGGCGTACGTTCCGCCGGATCACCGGTGCCGCGCTGACCGCTTTGCTGGACGGCGATGTCGCCGCCGCGGAGCAGCCGGGGGAGGCGGGTGGCCCCGACACGCCGGCGCAGCCGACGACGGAGGCGCACAAGCCGACGACGTCGGCGGGTTCGGCTGACCTGGAGGACAAGCCGGCGGACGGCACGTAG
- the prcB gene encoding proteasome subunit beta, whose amino-acid sequence MAAGFDPSGRLPDVFTNAGTSSFTTFLSRVAPEMLPGRRPLPPGMAADLAPHATTIVAISAADGVVMAGDRRATMGNLIAQRDIEKVHPADAYSLVGIAGTAGIGIELMRLFQVELEHYEKIEGAMLSLDGKANRLASMIRGNLGAAMQGLAVVPLFAGFDLAAAEPTRAGRIFSFDVTGGPYEETGYDAIGSGSLFAKSALKKRFRTGLSVDDATRLAVEALYDAADDDTATGGPDLTRRIYPVVMTATAEGTRRLTDAETAEIAEGVVAGRMENPGG is encoded by the coding sequence GTGGCAGCGGGCTTTGATCCATCCGGGCGTCTACCAGATGTGTTCACCAACGCGGGGACGTCCTCCTTCACGACGTTCCTGAGTCGGGTGGCCCCCGAGATGCTGCCCGGCCGGCGGCCGCTGCCGCCGGGCATGGCAGCCGACCTGGCGCCGCACGCGACGACCATCGTGGCCATCTCGGCCGCCGACGGCGTCGTGATGGCCGGCGACCGACGGGCCACCATGGGCAACCTGATCGCCCAGCGCGACATCGAGAAGGTGCACCCGGCCGACGCGTACTCGCTGGTCGGCATCGCGGGCACCGCGGGCATCGGGATCGAGCTGATGCGACTGTTCCAGGTGGAGCTGGAGCACTACGAGAAGATCGAGGGCGCGATGCTCTCGCTGGACGGCAAGGCCAACCGGTTGGCGTCCATGATCCGCGGCAACCTGGGCGCGGCCATGCAGGGCCTGGCGGTGGTGCCGTTGTTCGCGGGCTTCGACCTGGCCGCCGCGGAGCCGACGCGGGCCGGCCGGATCTTCAGTTTCGACGTGACCGGTGGCCCGTACGAGGAGACCGGCTACGACGCGATCGGCTCCGGCTCGCTCTTCGCGAAGTCGGCGCTGAAGAAGCGTTTCCGGACGGGCCTGTCGGTCGACGACGCGACGAGGCTCGCGGTCGAGGCGCTCTACGACGCGGCCGACGACGACACCGCGACCGGTGGACCGGACCTGACCCGTCGGATCTATCCGGTGGTGATGACCGCTACCGCGGAGGGCACGCGGCGGCTGACCGACGCCGAGACGGCGGAGATCGCCGAGGGCGTGGTCGCCGGTCGGATGGAGAACCCGGGCGGTTGA
- a CDS encoding endonuclease VII domain-containing protein: MSDLTDPLDKVCPQCKRALARTEFHRDRRRVDGPAFYCKTCAKVRSEASRRKRGIAPQRKSPTPVGEGLKWCPDCEQIKPLDDFPTTTTRASGRHSYCKPCHNARGKETAQRLYGGNREYHLRRRYGVGEKEFQELLAEQGGVCAICGGADPQHLDHDHRTGWVRGILCFNCNGGLGQFRDSPMRLARAITYLRGTTWQRALIHPGVYQMCSPTRGRPPSRRS, encoded by the coding sequence ATGTCCGATTTGACCGACCCCCTGGACAAGGTCTGTCCGCAGTGCAAGAGGGCGCTGGCCCGCACCGAGTTCCACCGCGATCGCCGCCGAGTGGACGGTCCCGCCTTCTACTGCAAAACGTGCGCCAAGGTCCGGTCGGAGGCGAGCCGGCGCAAACGCGGCATCGCGCCGCAGAGGAAGTCGCCGACGCCCGTAGGTGAGGGTCTGAAGTGGTGTCCGGACTGCGAGCAGATCAAACCGCTCGACGATTTCCCCACCACCACGACCAGGGCGAGTGGTCGGCACAGCTACTGCAAGCCTTGCCACAATGCTCGAGGCAAAGAAACGGCGCAGCGGCTGTACGGGGGCAACCGCGAGTACCACCTACGGCGGCGGTACGGCGTGGGCGAGAAGGAGTTCCAGGAGCTCCTGGCGGAGCAGGGCGGGGTGTGCGCGATCTGTGGCGGCGCCGACCCGCAACATCTGGACCACGATCATCGCACCGGATGGGTGCGCGGGATACTCTGCTTCAACTGCAACGGTGGTCTTGGCCAGTTCCGTGACAGTCCCATGAGGCTGGCCAGGGCGATCACGTACCTGAGAGGAACCACGTGGCAGCGGGCTTTGATCCATCCGGGCGTCTACCAGATGTGTTCACCAACGCGGGGACGTCCTCCTTCACGACGTTCCTGA
- a CDS encoding ubiquitin-like protein Pup — protein MATHDSGGQSQSGKSRQGEEIEDVTTEANPEVAERHAEITEDVDDLLDEIDSVLEENAEEFVRGYVQKGGQ, from the coding sequence GTGGCCACTCATGACAGCGGCGGCCAGTCGCAGTCCGGCAAGTCCCGTCAGGGCGAGGAAATCGAGGACGTCACCACCGAGGCCAACCCCGAGGTGGCCGAGCGGCACGCCGAGATCACCGAGGACGTCGACGACCTCCTCGACGAGATCGACTCCGTCCTCGAAGAGAACGCAGAGGAGTTCGTGAGGGGCTATGTACAGAAAGGGGGTCAATAG
- the dop gene encoding depupylase/deamidase Dop, whose protein sequence is MTVRRIMGTEVEYGISVPGQAGANPMVTSSQVVNAYGARPELNRGGRARWDYEEESPLRDARGFTYSGAAYDPAEALADEDLGLANVILTNGARLYVDHAHPEYSTPEVTTPRDVVRWDKAGERVMAEASRRAATIPGSQPIHLYKNNTDNKGASYGAHENYLMRRQTPFADIVAYLTPFFVTRQIVCGAGRVGIGQDGGQSGFQISQRADFFEVEVGLETTLKRPIINTRDEPHADADKYRRLHVIIGDANLSEISTYLKVGTTALILTMIEEKALGGDLGIADPVSELRAVSHDPGLSHLMRLRDGRRLTALDLQWAYLERVRSFVDDRYGTDADEQTVDVLDRWESVLDRLGRDPMLCVDELDWVAKLRLLEGYREREKLGWGSHKLQLVDLQYSDVRPEKGLYHRLVSRGAMKTLLTDDETRTAMTEPPEDTRAYFRGRCLAQYASEVVAASWDSVIFDVGRESLVRVPMMEPERGTRAHVGALFDRCASAKDLLETLTGG, encoded by the coding sequence ATGACGGTACGTCGCATCATGGGCACCGAAGTCGAGTACGGCATCTCCGTGCCCGGACAGGCCGGGGCCAACCCGATGGTCACCTCGTCACAGGTGGTCAACGCGTACGGGGCTCGCCCAGAGCTCAACCGGGGTGGGCGAGCCCGCTGGGACTACGAGGAGGAGTCGCCGCTGCGCGACGCCCGCGGCTTCACCTACTCCGGGGCGGCCTACGACCCGGCCGAAGCCCTGGCGGACGAGGATCTCGGCCTCGCCAACGTGATACTCACCAACGGCGCACGGCTCTACGTCGACCACGCCCACCCCGAATACTCCACTCCGGAGGTCACCACCCCCCGGGACGTGGTGCGCTGGGACAAGGCCGGCGAGCGGGTGATGGCCGAGGCGTCCCGCCGGGCCGCCACCATCCCCGGCAGCCAGCCGATCCACCTCTACAAGAACAACACCGACAACAAGGGCGCCAGCTACGGCGCCCACGAGAACTACCTGATGCGCCGGCAGACCCCGTTCGCCGACATCGTGGCGTACCTGACGCCGTTCTTCGTGACCCGGCAGATCGTCTGCGGCGCCGGCCGCGTCGGCATCGGCCAGGACGGCGGGCAGAGCGGCTTCCAGATCTCCCAACGCGCCGACTTCTTCGAGGTCGAGGTGGGCCTGGAGACGACGCTCAAGCGGCCCATCATCAACACCCGGGACGAGCCGCACGCCGACGCCGACAAGTACCGCCGGCTGCACGTCATCATCGGCGACGCCAACCTCTCCGAGATCTCCACCTACCTCAAGGTCGGCACCACCGCGCTGATCCTCACCATGATCGAGGAGAAGGCGCTCGGCGGTGACCTCGGCATCGCCGACCCGGTCAGCGAGCTGCGCGCGGTCAGTCACGACCCCGGCCTGTCGCACCTCATGCGACTGCGCGACGGTCGCCGGCTCACCGCACTCGACCTGCAGTGGGCATACCTGGAGCGGGTCCGGTCCTTTGTCGACGACCGCTACGGCACCGACGCCGACGAGCAGACCGTCGACGTGCTCGACCGCTGGGAGAGCGTCCTGGACCGGCTCGGGCGTGACCCGATGCTCTGCGTCGACGAGCTGGACTGGGTGGCCAAGCTGCGGCTGCTCGAAGGTTACCGGGAGCGGGAGAAGCTCGGCTGGGGCTCGCACAAGCTCCAGCTCGTCGACCTGCAGTATTCCGACGTCCGTCCGGAGAAGGGCCTCTACCACCGGCTGGTCTCCCGGGGCGCGATGAAGACGCTGCTCACCGACGACGAGACGCGTACCGCGATGACCGAGCCGCCGGAGGACACCCGGGCCTACTTCCGTGGTCGCTGCCTCGCCCAGTACGCGTCCGAGGTCGTCGCCGCGAGCTGGGACTCGGTGATCTTCGACGTGGGTCGGGAGTCGTTGGTGCGGGTGCCGATGATGGAACCGGAGCGGGGCACCCGCGCGCACGTCGGGGCGCTGTTCGACCGCTGCGCCAGCGCCAAGGACCTGCTGGAGACGCTGACCGGAGGCTGA